CAGCTTCAGAAAAAAAGCGTTCTGCTCCTCGATTCAGCAGTGGGTTGCTGTAAGTGAACAGCACCACCGGCATCGTGAGTTGTTCACGCAATCCACCCAACATCTCCAGCACTTTTGCCGGGGTTGTTTTCTGTTCAAGAGCTCGATGAGCCGCAGCCTGGATCACTGGTCCATCTGCCAAAGGGTCGCTGTAGGGAATGCCGAGCTCCACCACATCAGCCCCATGATTTTGAAGACTGAGCAACACATCTGCCGTGCTCTGAAGATCAGGATCACCAGCCATCACGAAAGGCATCAGTGCCAGACGCTGCTCAACGGCGGTCTTCACAAAGACCTCTGCAATGCGTGAAGACTGCTCTGTCACGGATTCTGAAACTGTGATGCAGGCGAGCCTAGAGGTCGGCTGAAACTACTCAGATGCTTGGGTGGTCTCCTCTTCAGCGATAGAGGCCATCAGTGCCTGCTGCTGCTCTGGAGTCATGGCATCGAACCGCTCCTGAAGCTGTTGAGCGGTGAGCTGGTCGTAACCGCTGCGATAGCGACGGCGTTGCTGCATGTAAGTCATGCGTCCCGTCACCACTCTGAACAGATAGGAGCTGGTCCAGATCACCACCACCACGACAAGAAGGGCTTCGGCTGCGATTCCCGCAGAAAACCCCTCCAGCCCAAGAGCTTCAAACAGCCAATAGCCCAAACCACCAGCGAGCAGAAGACCCAAGCCAAGTTTCAGAACACCGGCACGTGTCAATTCTCAGACCTCACCCTGACCGCTGAAACGCAGATTGAGGAATGGAGCAAACACAATCAATCCTGGAAAAAACAGGAACACCAGCGAGTAAATCCCCAAACGCTCGTATTTACCCATCACGGTCCAGCGGCGGGTCATCCAGGCGTAAAGAAGAAGGGGAACTACCACTAGGTAGGCACCACCCAGGACGATATAGGCACCGATCACAAGCCAGGTATCCAGGGAAACCGCGTTGAGGAGAGTCTCCATGGTCTGCAGAATGGGCCTTCTGGAGGGAATCTAGAATGCCAAGGCGGTGCCGGTGGCACCTGGGGGCGTGGCGGAATCGGTAGACGCACGCGACTTAAAATCGTTTGGGATGAAAATCCTGTGGGGGTTCAAGTCCCCCCGCCCCCACCACCGGTAGTGATACAAGCCGTTTTGTCATGGGCATTCGAGATCACCCTCATTAACTTCGAAGCATGAGGGTGCTTCGTTCATGGCAACTTCTGTGATCTTCAACGCAGAGCTTGGAGAGGAACCTGCAGAGCTGATTCGTTGCCGCGAGCGCGACGATGGGCATCAACCCTGGGATCGATGGGGCACCTATCTCAGCGACAGACAGTGGGGAACCGTTCGAGAGGACTACTCCGCAGACGGCAGTGCCTGGGACTCGTTTCCCTTTGACCACAGCCATCTACGCACATACCGCTGGGGCGAAGACGGCCTGCTCGGCCTTTGTGATGAAAAGGGTCTGCTCTGTTTCGCCCCGACACTCTGGAACGGAAAAGACCCTGTTCTGAAAGAACGCCTTTTCGGTCTAGGTAATCCGGAAGGCAATCACGGTGAAGACATCAAGGACATGATGTATCACCTGGCCGGAACGCCCACAGGAAGTTATGCCAAAGCGTTGTATCGGTACCCTCAGAAAAGCTTCCCTTACAAGCAACTAAGAGATGAAAACCGGTGCCGCGGTAGACACCAGAACGAATACGAACTGATTCACACCGGCATTTTTGATAACAATCGATTCTTCGATCTGGAGGTGGAGTACGCCAAGGCCTCACCAGAGGATGTGGTCATCCGTTTCACCATCACCAACCGTGGACCGGAGCAGGCTGAACTCCATTTGCTTCCCACACTTTGGTTTCGCAACACTTGGAGCTGGGGTGAAAACAGAGAGAACGACGGCAACACACCATCACTACACCTGAAGGAGGATCTGCTCGTCAGCAGTGCAGTTGAGGGACTCGGCTCCTACGGCCTGAGTTGCAGCGAACAGGGAACATGGCTGTTCACCGAAAACGAGACCAACACCCAGCGGCTTTACAACCAGCCTCTGAAGCAGCCCTATGTGAAAGATGCCTTTCACCGTTATCTGACCGAAGGCAAGCTCGATGCCGTGAATCCCAATCAAACAGGAAGCAAGGCAGCTCTCCACCTGCAGCGCGAACTCAAGCCCGGCGAGATCTGGGAGATTGATCTCAGGCTGCGCAAATACGACACCGCAGGGACAACAGCACAAGGCAGCGTCGAGTCCGCCACAATTACTGCCCTCATTGAGCAACGTCGCCAGGACTGGCAAGAGCATCTGCACTGGGTAGCCCCAGGACTAAACGACGAAGACAGAGCGATTCATGCCGCAGCAGCGGCTGGTCTGTTTTGGTGCCGCAAGTTCTACAACTGGTACGTGGCTCGCTGGCTGCGCGGCGACAGCAACTCAGCCAAACCACCAGTAGAACGCTGGCAAACCGACAACGCCTATTGGCGCAACCTGCGAGCACGCAACATCATCTCCATGCCCGACTGCTGGGAGTATCCCTACTTCTGTCAGTGGGACCTGATGTTCCATGCCGTGGCCTTCGCAGAGATTGACCCGGGTGAAGCAAAGCGTCAGTCACGCATGTTGCGCCAGGCTTCTTACACCGCCAACAACGGCCAGTCCCCGGCCTACGAATGGGCACTGTCCGACTCCAATCCTCCGATCGGAGCCTGGGCGGCACTGCGGATCTTCATGATCTCCAATCGCCGCTATGGCCACAAGGATTATCCGTTTCTGCGTGCAAGTCTTCGCGAACTGCTGCTGGAATACGGCTGGTGGGCTAACCGCACCGACCGCAATGGCGACAGCCTGTTTGAAGGTGGCTTCCTCGGACTCGACAACATCGCGATCTTCGATCGCCGCTATCCGCTAAAAGACGGAAGCCGCATCGAGCAGTCGGACGGTACGGCATGGATGGGCATGCTCAGCCTGAACATGCTGGAGGCATGCGTTCTGCTTGCCGAAGACAGAGAGGAATACACGAGTCTCTGCGAGCGCTTCGTCGCTGACTTCAGTCGTCTCACGTACGCCTTGAACAGTCCTTCCGGGCGTGGCTACGTCAATTGGGACGAAGAGGATGGGTTCTATTACGACGTGCTGAAGCGACCGGACGGCAGCAGTGATTACCTACGCACACGGTCACTGAGTGGGCTGATTCCTCTGCTTGCAGTCGCTACGTTTGATGCAGCGACAGTGAGGGAGATCCCATCCCTCGATGTGCGCAGCTATCTCAATGAACTGGCTGAAGAGCGAGGGGCACCTTTTGATGGAATCAATCATCTCGGCACATGGCATCGCGATCGCGTGCTCTACTCAATCGTGCCTCCCGATCGACTGCGTCGAATTCTCACCAGGGTCTTCGACGAAGAGGAGTTTCTCTCTGCTTACGGCATCCGAAGTCTGTCCAAGGCGTACCAGAAGACTCCCTATACCTATCAACAGGGTGACGACTGCGCCACCATCAGCTACTGCCCTGGCGACAGTCCGATTGCCATGTTCGGTGGTAACTCCAACTGGCGAGGTCCGGTCTGGATGCCGATCAACTATCTGCTAATTGAGGCCCTGCAGAAGTTCGGCCACGTTCTCGGTGACGAATTCAAGATGGAGTTTCCAACCGGCTCAGGGCGTGAACTGAACCTCTGGCAAATTTCACTGGAACTGGAACAACGACTGGTCGGAATCTTCCGGCAAGATGCCTCGGGTCGCCGCGCCTTCAACGGAGAGATGGCCCAGTTCCAGGACGATGCTGTATGGCGCGATCTGTTCCAATTCAATGAATACTTCAACGGCTGCACTGGCGCTGGGTTGGGAGCCAGTCACCAGACAGGCTGGACAGCCATTGTCACCAAAATGATCACTCAGCTTCAACGTTGGCGGTGATGGCAAAGACAACACATACCTCTATTCATTCAGAGGCATGCACTGCTCGTTGATCTCTGGCAAATCACGGAAACCCTGCCATTGAAGAGTGAAGAACCAATCCGGACCGTTTCAGGCGACTTAGCAACTCAAACACAATGGCTTCTACTAACTCGACTCATTCCAAAACCATTGAGCAACTTTAAATCCAAAATAAGCTCAGACAAATACACACCCTTTACAAGTGGTATTAACAAGCAATAAACCCAATTTTACCAAGACAAAATGGCAACTTACTTGATAGCATTCGGCGCACGTCTTACCCAGCAGAATAGTGCGTCAATAGCATCAAGGCTTCTAAGGGCACCTACACAAAGCCATCGATGGCTGGATTTAGGTGAAGAACTCTCCGCCCCCCATTATCTCTACAACTTATGCTTAACGATAGACCTAATGAAAGACTAGTCAGATTCAAAAGATTTTCGATATCTCCACGGGGGCTAACCCCCGATTCACTGCATCACCAGCTAACTATTAACTTCAACAGTCCATGCAAGCGTTTCACCGGCATGAAACAACAGCGGCAATTCACCATCCGGTAGTGCGTCATCCCCGCAGCAGATTGATGCCGGCGGAACCAAACGTGAGGGAACCCGTTGATCCCGCCGGGCAAGTGTGATGGTGTCGGTGTTGAGAGGCAGGCCGTAAAAGCGCGGACCATGCTCACTGGCAAAGCCTTCGAGATATTCGAGCGCGCCCTCCTGTTCAAAGATGGCGGCGTAGCTCTCTAATGCATGAAGCGCATTGAAGATGCCCGCACAACCGCAGGCTGACTCCTTGCCTGATCGGGGGTGAGGAGCGGAATCGGTGCCAAGGAAGAAGCAGGGCAAGCCACTGGTCGCAGCCTTCACCAATGCCCTTCGATGACATTCCCGCTTCACAACCGGGAGGCAGTAGAAGTCGCTTCTCAAGCCGCCCACAAACATGGCATTGCGGTTGAGATGCAGATGATGCGGAGTAATCGTGGCGGCGATACGTTCATCACCACTCTGATAAGCGTCTCGGATATAGATCGCTGATTCCTCAGTGGTGATGTGCTCGAGCACAATGCGTAACCGAGGATGGCGCTGGCGGAGCGGTTTCAGATGCCGTTCGATGAACAGGGCTTCACGGTCGAAGACATCCACATCAGGATCCGTGACTTCTCCGTGGATCAGCAGAGGCATGTCGATGGACTCCATGCATGACAGCACGGAGGAGATTTTGGACAGATCACTGACACCGGCCGCTGAATTGGTGGTTGCATTGGCGGGATACAACTTGGCCGCTCGAAACACATCCTGAGTGAATCCTTTCGCCAGCTCATCGGGATCGAGATCGTCTGTGAGATAAGCCGTCATCAGCGGCTCAAAACGGATCCCCTCAGGTAAAGCCTCAAGAATTCTGCTGCGGTACGCCAACGCTGCATCCACCGAGGCCACCGGTGGGCGCAGGTTGGGCATCACAATGGCCCGAGCAAAAGTTCGAGCTGTGGCTGGCAGCACAGCCCAAAGCATGGCTCCGTCCCTGAGGTGCACATGCCAGTCATCCGGACGGCGAAGCTCGAGGGACATTGGCACCTCCGCCAAGTCAGACCTCCTGAAGGACGGGGAGCTGACCCACTGCACGACGCAGAATCTCCTCCCGATCGTCGCTCACATGGTGTTCGGGCAGAAGCTCAAGCAGCTTCAGCTTCTCGAGGCGATTGCGGGTGGAACCGTTCATCACCACCAGATAAACAGACCGGCCAACTTCAACGGCTTCCTTAATGGCGTTTTCAAGGGCCAATGATGCAGTCACTCCGAGATGAGAGACCTCCGTCAGATCAAACAACACGGCTTCACAATCTTCGATGGCGTTGTGTTCACGGCTGATGGTCTTGGCCACACCGAAGATCATCGGACCGGTGAGTTGGAAGAGCAGCAGACGACCAGCCGCCTGATCCAGCAATGCTTGCTGATTTTCAGGAAGTTCAACGTCATCATCGGTGGTGCTGATGGTTTTGACTCCGCGGGCCTGCAGGGCCGTCATCCGTTCGATGGTGAGCACATTGGCCACGAAAACACCAATGAATACAGCCCAGATCAGGTCAACCAGCACGGTGAGTGCAATCACCCCGTAAGTGATGCATGCCGCTTTAATCGAAAGGTGATGAGCGCGCTGAAGGAAGCTCCAGTCAATGATGTCGAAGCCCACTTTCAGGGCAATACCTGCCAATACTGCCAAGGGAATCTGGGAGGCCAGCGGCGCGGCAAGCAGAATCACCAGCATCAGAATCAGTGCGCGGACGATGCCGGACAGGGCAGAGCGACCACCCGCCTGAATATTGACCACGGTGCCCATGGTCGCTCCAGCTCCCGGCAGCCCCCCGAACAAACCAGAGATCACATTGCCAAGGCCCTGTCCGATGAGCTCCTTATTGGAATCGTGCTCTGTGCGGGTCAGGCTGTCAGCCACCACAGAGGTGAGCAGAGCATCAATGCATCCGAGCATGCCGAGCACAGCACCATTGACCACCATCAATCGAATCTGATCGCCCGAAAAGGTCGGAGGAATGAAACGGGGAAATTCGGCTGTGAATTCGGGAATCCTGCGCAGTTCAACATCACCGAAGAGAGTGAGAGACAACACAGTGCCCACCACGAGAGCCAGAAGCTGTGGAGGGCAGAACCGCTTGAACTGCTCGGGTGTGAACCACAAGATCAACAAAGTGATCACGGCCAGTGCAAGCTCAAGAGGCTGAACACCCGATATCAATTCCGGGAGCGAATTCAAGGTCCCAATCACACCCCCGGAGGGACTGCTCTGTCCCAGAAAGGGAGCCAACTGCAGGATCACCAAGATCACACCGATCCCGGACATGAATCCCGAAATCACCGTGTAGGGCATCATCGTGATGTAGCGGCCTAGACGGAAAAAACCAAACAGGATCTGGAACACGCCAGCCAGAACCACCACGGTGAAGGCCATCGCCAGAGCAGTCCCTTTGTCGGGAATCTGGCTTGTGAAACTGAGAATGACGGCGGTGAACACCACCGTCATCGGTCCAGTCGGCTCAGAAATCAGCGTGGGAGTGCCACCGAAGAGCGATGCCACCAGGCCGATGATCACAGCTCCCCAAAGTCCGGCAGCCGCTCCAGCTCCGGAGGCCACACCAAAGGCGAGGGCCATCGGCAATGCCACGACAGCTGCCGTCACACCACCGAAAACATCCCCGCGAACGTTGCGCGTACTGATGTGATTAAGAAGCACGCCAAACCGTTTCGAATGTGGCGGAATGCTAATTCCCTGTCAGAGCAATGGCCTGAATCCGCGCAGGGTCGCTCCCTGACGAGCACTGGGTGGCATCGCAGAATAAGGGCAGGCTGCGACGCAAGATGCCCGACTTTCTGACATCCGCCCTGGAGGTCCTCATCGGGATCGGCCTCTTGTTTGCAGGGGGAGAAGTCTTCGTCCAGGGGGCGGTGACGCTCTCGCTGATTTTCGGAATCCCTCAACTGGTGATCGGACTCACTGTGGTTTCGATCGGAACCAGCGCTCCGGAGCTGTTCGTGAGTGTCAATTCCGTTTTGCGTGGATTGGATTCCCTGGCCGTGAGCAACGTGGTGGGCAGCAACATCTTCAACGTGATGGTGGTGCTTGGTAGCAGTGCTGTGGTGATGCCACTGCGCGTCGAAAGCCGCCTCGTTCGAAGGGATGTGCCGGTGATGATCGCTGTGTCCGCGGCGGTTTGGGGCATGGCATCGGCGGGGAGGGTGACCTGGCAGTCGGGCATAGCACTTCTGCTCGCACTGTTGATCAACTCAATCTGGGAAATTCGCACAGCCCGAGAGGAGCCAGCAGGTGTTGAAGGAGCTGAGCCCGATGTGAATCCCGACCAGGGCAAGCGCGGCATCCTGAAAGCTGTGTTGTCACTGTTGGTCGGAATTCTGCTGCTGGGTGTGGGGTCGCGGGTTCTCGTCAGCGGTGCCAGCGGTGCTGCGACCTATTTGGGCGTGAGTGAAGCGGTGATCGGACTCACAATCGTGTCTGCCGGCACCTCCATGCCAGAACTGATCACGTCGCTAGTGGCCGCCATCAAGGGGCGAACCGATCTGGCGATCGGCAATGTTGTAGGCAGCAACCTGCTCAACCATCTGCTCGTGCTGGGCGCCAGCTCACTGGCAGCCGCTGGAGCGGGCGGTCTGCAGGTGAGCCCCCTCTTGATTCAGCGCGACATGCCGGTCATGGTGCTAACCGCACTGGCTTGCATGCCCATCTTCTGGACCAAAGGCCGGATCACCCGTCTAGAGGGTGGAATC
Above is a window of Synechococcus sp. BIOS-U3-1 DNA encoding:
- a CDS encoding DUF3007 family protein, which translates into the protein MTRAGVLKLGLGLLLAGGLGYWLFEALGLEGFSAGIAAEALLVVVVVIWTSSYLFRVVTGRMTYMQQRRRYRSGYDQLTAQQLQERFDAMTPEQQQALMASIAEEETTQASE
- a CDS encoding NAD(P)H-quinone oxidoreductase subunit L — its product is METLLNAVSLDTWLVIGAYIVLGGAYLVVVPLLLYAWMTRRWTVMGKYERLGIYSLVFLFFPGLIVFAPFLNLRFSGQGEV
- a CDS encoding MGH1-like glycoside hydrolase domain-containing protein, giving the protein MATSVIFNAELGEEPAELIRCRERDDGHQPWDRWGTYLSDRQWGTVREDYSADGSAWDSFPFDHSHLRTYRWGEDGLLGLCDEKGLLCFAPTLWNGKDPVLKERLFGLGNPEGNHGEDIKDMMYHLAGTPTGSYAKALYRYPQKSFPYKQLRDENRCRGRHQNEYELIHTGIFDNNRFFDLEVEYAKASPEDVVIRFTITNRGPEQAELHLLPTLWFRNTWSWGENRENDGNTPSLHLKEDLLVSSAVEGLGSYGLSCSEQGTWLFTENETNTQRLYNQPLKQPYVKDAFHRYLTEGKLDAVNPNQTGSKAALHLQRELKPGEIWEIDLRLRKYDTAGTTAQGSVESATITALIEQRRQDWQEHLHWVAPGLNDEDRAIHAAAAAGLFWCRKFYNWYVARWLRGDSNSAKPPVERWQTDNAYWRNLRARNIISMPDCWEYPYFCQWDLMFHAVAFAEIDPGEAKRQSRMLRQASYTANNGQSPAYEWALSDSNPPIGAWAALRIFMISNRRYGHKDYPFLRASLRELLLEYGWWANRTDRNGDSLFEGGFLGLDNIAIFDRRYPLKDGSRIEQSDGTAWMGMLSLNMLEACVLLAEDREEYTSLCERFVADFSRLTYALNSPSGRGYVNWDEEDGFYYDVLKRPDGSSDYLRTRSLSGLIPLLAVATFDAATVREIPSLDVRSYLNELAEERGAPFDGINHLGTWHRDRVLYSIVPPDRLRRILTRVFDEEEFLSAYGIRSLSKAYQKTPYTYQQGDDCATISYCPGDSPIAMFGGNSNWRGPVWMPINYLLIEALQKFGHVLGDEFKMEFPTGSGRELNLWQISLELEQRLVGIFRQDASGRRAFNGEMAQFQDDAVWRDLFQFNEYFNGCTGAGLGASHQTGWTAIVTKMITQLQRWR
- the pyrC gene encoding dihydroorotase gives rise to the protein MSLELRRPDDWHVHLRDGAMLWAVLPATARTFARAIVMPNLRPPVASVDAALAYRSRILEALPEGIRFEPLMTAYLTDDLDPDELAKGFTQDVFRAAKLYPANATTNSAAGVSDLSKISSVLSCMESIDMPLLIHGEVTDPDVDVFDREALFIERHLKPLRQRHPRLRIVLEHITTEESAIYIRDAYQSGDERIAATITPHHLHLNRNAMFVGGLRSDFYCLPVVKRECHRRALVKAATSGLPCFFLGTDSAPHPRSGKESACGCAGIFNALHALESYAAIFEQEGALEYLEGFASEHGPRFYGLPLNTDTITLARRDQRVPSRLVPPASICCGDDALPDGELPLLFHAGETLAWTVEVNS
- a CDS encoding SulP family inorganic anion transporter — its product is MLLNHISTRNVRGDVFGGVTAAVVALPMALAFGVASGAGAAAGLWGAVIIGLVASLFGGTPTLISEPTGPMTVVFTAVILSFTSQIPDKGTALAMAFTVVVLAGVFQILFGFFRLGRYITMMPYTVISGFMSGIGVILVILQLAPFLGQSSPSGGVIGTLNSLPELISGVQPLELALAVITLLILWFTPEQFKRFCPPQLLALVVGTVLSLTLFGDVELRRIPEFTAEFPRFIPPTFSGDQIRLMVVNGAVLGMLGCIDALLTSVVADSLTRTEHDSNKELIGQGLGNVISGLFGGLPGAGATMGTVVNIQAGGRSALSGIVRALILMLVILLAAPLASQIPLAVLAGIALKVGFDIIDWSFLQRAHHLSIKAACITYGVIALTVLVDLIWAVFIGVFVANVLTIERMTALQARGVKTISTTDDDVELPENQQALLDQAAGRLLLFQLTGPMIFGVAKTISREHNAIEDCEAVLFDLTEVSHLGVTASLALENAIKEAVEVGRSVYLVVMNGSTRNRLEKLKLLELLPEHHVSDDREEILRRAVGQLPVLQEV
- a CDS encoding calcium/sodium antiporter translates to MPDFLTSALEVLIGIGLLFAGGEVFVQGAVTLSLIFGIPQLVIGLTVVSIGTSAPELFVSVNSVLRGLDSLAVSNVVGSNIFNVMVVLGSSAVVMPLRVESRLVRRDVPVMIAVSAAVWGMASAGRVTWQSGIALLLALLINSIWEIRTAREEPAGVEGAEPDVNPDQGKRGILKAVLSLLVGILLLGVGSRVLVSGASGAATYLGVSEAVIGLTIVSAGTSMPELITSLVAAIKGRTDLAIGNVVGSNLLNHLLVLGASSLAAAGAGGLQVSPLLIQRDMPVMVLTALACMPIFWTKGRITRLEGGILLALYVFYVVDQVLPRTLPTWQDEFRLVMLCLVVPAVIVVIVVQAGLYWRQLQRKRLKEPNELS